In Mixophyes fleayi isolate aMixFle1 chromosome 3, aMixFle1.hap1, whole genome shotgun sequence, the genomic stretch ATGATAAGTCTATGGCTGCAATTgatatttcttattattttttgtaaaaggTCACAACTCTAGCTAAATCCAGGATCGAGAGAATTAAGGGGAGGACATTAGAACTTGGACAACAGTCAAAATGGGTCTGATTTTTCATCATGAGATGATAGATCTTTAAAACACAAGATCCTTAATAAGATTCAATTGGATATTTAGTTTTTGGCCAAACCGATTAGAATCGTGATTGCACAGGATCCAGACAGGAAGACACGAGAATATAGAGAACCACAGGTTAATGGTTTTGTATGTTCAGAAATGGTACCTACTGTATATGGCCTGTAAAACTATATGCCTCAGCAGTGCATTAAATATATTTCTAGTATATATGATATGATCTAATTATTATCTCCTCATACTCAGTACATCACAAAATTTAACTCATACTATAAACTATAAGATTACACACACAATTGACCCGGTAACCATACTTTCACAAAGGAACAATATACTGTTGGTTCCGTGTAAGTCTGTAAAACAgctgaaataaaaacattttgttaaaCATGCAGTTATCACATTTGTGAACATTaatgtataatttaaaataattttccttcaaaaattctgtaaaaaaaagaagaaattagtATTGGGAATAAACACTGTACATCAATGGTAAAAGTGAATTTATGTTTGTTTCGTGGTACTTACACAATCTCATCATTTTGGAACTCTAGTTGTCCACACGTATCTTCAAAGTCTTCCCCTCCACCTCTTGCTGTGCCCTCAACAGTTTTATAGGGTACAATAACAGTTCCTCGAGCACCAGAGGTTCTCAGCACTTTCACCTCCATGGTGCCAACACTCTCACTTATATGGGAAAGTGGCTCCTCAAAAGTAAAGATACCAGCATGATCATCATCAAAGATGGTAACTGTGGCTGTAGAGAGTGCTCCGAGACATGCAAGAGATGTTACATGGTTGGTTTCAACATTCACTCCTGTGATCTCAGAGTTAACTCGAACATTGCTAAGATGGACCACAAAGTTTTCATCTTCTTCAAAGATGTCATCATCAATAATGCCAACCCTAATTTCTTTCTGGGTCTCACCAGGTTTGAAAACAACTGTCCCTTCAGTAAATTCATAATCTGAACCAGCATTGGCAGTACCATCTTCTGTTCTGAAGTCTACAAACACTGTGTTGGTCAAATCACCTCCACGACGTACAACTGTTATTGCCACAGTCCCACAGTTTTCTAGGCACTGATAAGTTGCTTGTTCAAAGTAAATCTTACTGATTGGGTCATTTTCTACAACTTCAGTATTAACCTCGTGCATGCTGACAGCTTTCCTTGCTTGATCTGCTGCATGTCTTTTCAATATATTGCCAGCTCCAGTCATCAAACGTGTGGCTTGGATACGATAAAATGCTCGGCTTTTTTGCTGTTGACTTAAAACTTGATAGTTAGCCAGCTCAATCAACTGTTCCATTTCTTTCTCAGGGTGCTTTTGCTTCAGTTCTTTCAAGATCCTAGCCATATCCCTTCTTGCTTCTTCATCATCTTGGTCTTTCTGGTCAATGTCTAGACCTAATGAGCCATCAAGGAAGTTCTCTGTGTGGGAGTTGAGAACCTTTCCATCCATTTCAATATCAGCTTTGGATGACGGTCTATCACCTTCCGTTTCAATGATCATTCCCCTTTGTTTCCCAGCTCGGTACCTCTTGTAGACATACTTGTAAAACAAGAGCCTCCTGTCTGCAACCCAAGCAAACACAACGCAAattggaaagaaaaagaaagtgagTAAACTTTCCCAGACTTCGACAATACCGGGCGAAATAACTGACAAGATCATATACAACCAAGTGTAAGCAAAAATGCTCCATGCTGCAGTGACAAAGAAAACTCTGAGATGTTTTATCTTCCTTATTTCTCCATCAGGTACCACATGGACACAAATGGCAATGATGATGAACATATTGAATGCAGCACTGCCTACAATAGTACTGGGACCAAGATCCCCTGCTTGAAAGTTATGTCCACAAACTTCAATCACAGAAAGAAGAATTTCAGGGGCAGATGACCCAAGAGCCATAAGGGTCAAGTTGGAAACAGTCTCATTCCATATCCTCACTGTTGTCTTTGTGGTCTCACCATTTGATTTTTTGATGGTTATTTCTTTTTCTTGAGATGTAATGACTTCAATAGAGGACATGAACCGATCAGCTATGATTGATACTCCTAGGAACATGTAGACCATGGCGACAAAATATACAGTAGCTCTTGCAATTTTGTCACCATAGGATGGATTCTGTGGCTCCCAAATGGGTAAAATGACTCCTTCCTTGCAAATATAGGAACCAGTACAAATTCTAGTTTCATTTACAGTTTCTGGAGCCAGGGTTGTttcaccaaatatggttcccacatggcacaacagaggcaCAAAGATAAGTAGGTGAAATCCAGGAAAAGTAGATACTTTGCTGAATACCAACATGATGATGACTACTCAAGACAACCTTCCGAATGCCTAGCAATCTGAAATAATAAGAAAGAAATAACGCATTACATTTCCTCGTTGTTGACGTCATATTTTTTATATCATATACAATAACTATTAAACAGAAATTCGGACCTAAAGTTggctaatttatattttttttatggtgaACAAAAATACTCCTGCTTCTAGAAGTGCTATTGTTATTAAGCTACCACCATTATTACAGTTCCTTGATCTTCGTTTAAGTGTGAAACTATATAGAATATACCAAGAAATAATGTTTACATACTTTATAATGCAATCTTCAATAACAACCTTTTAAATAACAACTAATATTATGTGAATTCTAAATTAACAACACAGTTTATATTTGTAGACAGAAACCATTTTCAAACAAACATTCACAaggtattatatgatttgtactTTCTATCAAGAAAAATAATTAAGCTATGAACCACAATTGAATATTGTGGTTTGTGAAAATCCCAGTTAGATAATTAACACGTAGCATTTTTAGTATTCACTTAAATTGAGCTGAAAAGTTAACACATCTCTACTGATGCAGGGAATATGGCAGAATGTACAAAGTAATGAACGAGAGGCTGGCGCACTGCTGAACACCAAACGCCACCTAAATCATCTGGTTTTAAACAAAATGGAGCCTTGAAAAGAAATTATGGTGGAGATCTCCTACACAGTGAATGATTAGCAGTTCACTAAAATTTCAGGTCCCATTGCCATCCATATTGAATAGCCCAAATGCCACAATGAACGTATCATGTTGCCATCCTTTACAGACCTTATTGCATAAACCACTCATTGCACTCCCTCCTTAATTTTGCTGCTCCTGATGTAGATCAGTCTTGTAACTGTCCCTCACAAGACTACTTTACTATTTGCTAGCTGAGCTGGAGCCGATTGCAGATGCCTGTGCAGCAGCTTTCATGTTTAGGTTTGGTTCAATATACAGCAGGATAAGCTCCAGAACATTCAAGTATAGTACCAGTTAGCctcaacacattttaaaaaaagtctaggggctagatttactaagctgcgggtttgaaaaagtggggatgttgcctatagcaaccaatcagattctagctatcattttgtagaaggtactaaataaatgaaagctagaatctgattggttgctataggcaacatccccactttttcaaacccgcagcttagtaaatctagccctaggttaGCTAAAAACGTTAGGGGACCAAGTATGAAATAGAGCTCCATATATGGTGCCTTGTGTAATCTGTTGagacatgttttttttctaagtattcaAAGTTAAGCCATATCTGCAGCTAAATATAACATGGTGAGCCATATCTGCTGCCAAGAATACAAAgttgagccatatctggtacaaAGTATAATATACTGAGCCATATCTGATGCCAAATCTAATATGATGTctcatatctggtgccaaatctAATATGCAAAGTCATATCTGGTGTCAAATCAGATATATGCAAAGGTATACCTGGTGCCAATTCTGATATGGGGTGCCACAAGAGCCCAGAGCAGTACGGTCTACTGATCTAAGCACACGGACGACGCTAACTGTGGGAGCTCTAGGTGCCGCCCACTCCCCTTCCTCAGAAATGACATCCACCCTCAGACAGTCTTCGGCGACAGGTGGGAGCAGGATCCTCTGCTCCTCAGAGGGTGAGTGTGATGCTTGGCTGTGCCATCATACCCAAGTGACACACTCCCAGCTCACcacagacatggaggagcagcagctggcagcttcacaggtaagaggcTGCTCCTCCTGTAAGTCAACGACTGGTGCTCCATGTGGGCGCATTAAAAACACAGGATGAGCACAATATATCACTCATTCAATGTTTTAGGTGCTCCCTAACcactggcgccctaggcaatagGATAGGCTCGCCTAATGGTAGCACCTGCCCTGTCTAGACTGTAGTAAATAATCTGCCACTGCTGCTGGCCCCCAAGGCAGAAGGTGGACTGCATACAGACCATACACAGTATGCAATGGCACCATCCACCCTGTGTCAAGCAGGATTAATCATCTGGTGAAATGTCATATATAAAGTAAGTGTAATAGGCAGAGCTATGCTTAGTTTCGTCTAATATGTAGTGACATATCAGGTGCCAAATATCTCTCTCACATGGTCCCAATCACCACCTtcatctctctcctctccttctgttgGATCTCAgtcactacagttatcagctttTAATAACTCTATTTCCAGTTGGTCAGAGATTGCTGTAGGACAGGAACCTGAACAACCCCAGAGGAAGGAATGAAGGGAGTAACTGGGGTGGATTAGCCACAGATGCTGCCAATAAACTGTTCACTAAAAAAGACATTACTTTTTTAAGAAGTAGCTTGGGATCATCCCTTGCCTGAGCAAGATATAGTATTTATAGCTACTTTCCTAAAATTTAAAAATTAGTGGTTTTGATTCTAGAGCCATTGACAATGGTATTGTTCAGAGTGCAACATAACTGACAGTGCACTATTGTGACATTGTGTCTGGTTTTCAGCTTTTGAGACACATGATGGCAACCATGCAGGAAATGACGGCATCTTGTCAAATGTGCACAGAATATGTAGCATAAAACCAATGTGATGGATATGCAGTCTTTTAACTGAGGACAAACAAGTGGCTACATCAAAAATACTGGTGTTCCCCTTCCCACCCTTGTTCTAGTATGCACAAGCAATGTGCTCAGTACGCACACGGGTTTGCAGAATCCTAATGATAACAATAGTTTAATATACAAATGCCTAACACTTGAACTATACTCCTTCCCATAGTCaccctaaatataaataataagaaataGAGCAGTAACACTCACATACTAGAACCATTTACTTTTTGGGATGTTGTTTTCTACAGTGGCTGGGCCAAAGCAAGTAGGCAACAGGGGTAGGTTGGGCTGGGGGTCAgtggggcatctgtccccctgggcctgtcccatagtgggctgccttgggctgggtcactgggccaccagcagcattttcttccctttaaaatgcacctaataggctgttgagtcgagtcttgccccccgggctaaaatttgtcagccttcCCCTAGTAGGCAATATGATTGCCatatcattcctttaattagtgACACAATGTAAATTATATAGGTTCTCTAGCTaattaaaaaagacaaaatacaGACAAACTTTAATTATCCACATGACCTGGATAAATGGTATCAATTAGATGTTACCGCCCCATCTCttagctcccgtgcccctccaagcttctcgagagaattgcctacactcgcctcacatactT encodes the following:
- the SLC8A1 gene encoding sodium/calcium exchanger 1 isoform X1, with the translated sequence MLVFSKVSTFPGFHLLIFVPLLCHVGTIFGETTLAPETVNETRICTGSYICKEGVILPIWEPQNPSYGDKIARATVYFVAMVYMFLGVSIIADRFMSSIEVITSQEKEITIKKSNGETTKTTVRIWNETVSNLTLMALGSSAPEILLSVIEVCGHNFQAGDLGPSTIVGSAAFNMFIIIAICVHVVPDGEIRKIKHLRVFFVTAAWSIFAYTWLYMILSVISPGIVEVWESLLTFFFFPICVVFAWVADRRLLFYKYVYKRYRAGKQRGMIIETEGDRPSSKADIEMDGKVLNSHTENFLDGSLGLDIDQKDQDDEEARRDMARILKELKQKHPEKEMEQLIELANYQVLSQQQKSRAFYRIQATRLMTGAGNILKRHAADQARKAVSMHEVNTEVVENDPISKIYFEQATYQCLENCGTVAITVVRRGGDLTNTVFVDFRTEDGTANAGSDYEFTEGTVVFKPGETQKEIRVGIIDDDIFEEDENFVVHLSNVRVNSEITGVNVETNHVTSLACLGALSTATVTIFDDDHAGIFTFEEPLSHISESVGTMEVKVLRTSGARGTVIVPYKTVEGTARGGGEDFEDTCGQLEFQNDEIVKTISVKIIDDEEYEKNKTFFLEIGEPRLVEMSEQKGDFTITEENEEKQSLTSKEEEERRIAEMGRPVLGEHTKLEIIIEESYEFKSTVDKLIKKTNLALVVGTNSWREQFIEAITVSAGEDDDDDECGEEKLPSCFDYVMHFLTVFWKVLFAFVPPTEYWNGWACFIVSITMIGLLTAFIGDLASHFGCTIGLKDSVTAVVFVALGTSVPDTFASKVAAIQDQYADASIGNVTGSNAVNVFLGIGVAWSIAAIYHTAHGEVFRVKPGTLAFSVTLFTIFAFISVGVLLYRRRPEIGGELGGPRTAKILTTSLFALLWLLYIFFSSLEAYCHIPGF
- the SLC8A1 gene encoding sodium/calcium exchanger 1 isoform X2 — its product is MLVFSKVSTFPGFHLLIFVPLLCHVGTIFGETTLAPETVNETRICTGSYICKEGVILPIWEPQNPSYGDKIARATVYFVAMVYMFLGVSIIADRFMSSIEVITSQEKEITIKKSNGETTKTTVRIWNETVSNLTLMALGSSAPEILLSVIEVCGHNFQAGDLGPSTIVGSAAFNMFIIIAICVHVVPDGEIRKIKHLRVFFVTAAWSIFAYTWLYMILSVISPGIVEVWESLLTFFFFPICVVFAWVADRRLLFYKYVYKRYRAGKQRGMIIETEGDRPSSKADIEMDGKVLNSHTENFLDGSLGLDIDQKDQDDEEARRDMARILKELKQKHPEKEMEQLIELANYQVLSQQQKSRAFYRIQATRLMTGAGNILKRHAADQARKAVSMHEVNTEVVENDPISKIYFEQATYQCLENCGTVAITVVRRGGDLTNTVFVDFRTEDGTANAGSDYEFTEGTVVFKPGETQKEIRVGIIDDDIFEEDENFVVHLSNVRVNSEITGVNVETNHVTSLACLGALSTATVTIFDDDHAGIFTFEEPLSHISESVGTMEVKVLRTSGARGTVIVPYKTVEGTARGGGEDFEDTCGQLEFQNDEIVKYISLKILDREEYDKESYFYLVLEEPIWIRGGMKGDFTITEENEEKQSLTSKEEEERRIAEMGRPVLGEHTKLEIIIEESYEFKSTVDKLIKKTNLALVVGTNSWREQFIEAITVSAGEDDDDDECGEEKLPSCFDYVMHFLTVFWKVLFAFVPPTEYWNGWACFIVSITMIGLLTAFIGDLASHFGCTIGLKDSVTAVVFVALGTSVPDTFASKVAAIQDQYADASIGNVTGSNAVNVFLGIGVAWSIAAIYHTAHGEVFRVKPGTLAFSVTLFTIFAFISVGVLLYRRRPEIGGELGGPRTAKILTTSLFALLWLLYIFFSSLEAYCHIPGF